The Spirosoma foliorum genome has a window encoding:
- a CDS encoding winged helix-turn-helix transcriptional regulator: MENSRKNKDFNPNNCPVTHCLNRIGGKWKPLLIYAISKNCNRFSRLQKAVPAISKQMLVNQLRELEEDGILERIIYPEIPPRVEYKVTEYGQSLIPILYVMQDWGLNDLKRMANEKEQASDRV; the protein is encoded by the coding sequence ATGGAAAATTCGAGAAAGAACAAGGATTTTAACCCGAACAATTGTCCGGTTACCCATTGTCTGAACCGGATAGGCGGCAAGTGGAAACCGTTACTGATTTATGCCATCAGTAAAAATTGCAATCGGTTTAGCCGGCTACAAAAAGCGGTGCCCGCTATCAGCAAGCAAATGCTGGTTAATCAATTGCGGGAGCTGGAAGAAGATGGTATTCTTGAGCGGATCATTTATCCCGAAATTCCACCACGCGTCGAATACAAGGTTACGGAATACGGTCAATCGCTAATTCCTATTTTGTATGTGATGCAGGACTGGGGTCTGAACGATTTGAAAAGAATGGCAAATGAAAAGGAGCAGGCTTCAGATCGTGTTTAA